In a genomic window of Octopus sinensis linkage group LG16, ASM634580v1, whole genome shotgun sequence:
- the LOC115220291 gene encoding general transcription factor II-I repeat domain-containing protein 2A-like, with translation MVLFKAISLSLRMVTRRVDEMSADVKNQLINAYSELQYFSIAVDENIGLSDTAQLAVFVRGGTSTFQIFEEFIQLIPVEETVTGADIFEAFLKMISEMKNRFKSDRAVIDPVEMENIYATGII, from the exons atggttttatttAAAGCTATCAGCCTGTCTCTGAGGATGGTCACACGGCGGGTTGATGAAATGTCAGCAGATGTTAAAAATCAATTAATCAACGCCTACAGCgaattacaatatttttcaatTGCAGTCGATGAGAATATAGGCTTAAGTGACACTGCACAACTTGCTGTCTTTGTGCGAGGAGGGACTTCAACTTTTCAGATCTTTGAAGAGTTTATTCAGTTAATTCCTGTGGAGGAAACTGTAACCGGAGCAGACATCTTTGAAGCTTTCTTGAAAATGATATCAGAAATGAA AAATAGGTTTAAATCAGACAGGGCAGTTATAGATCCAGTTGAGATGGAAAACATATATGCGACTGgaattatttag